The proteins below are encoded in one region of Sphaerodactylus townsendi isolate TG3544 linkage group LG06, MPM_Stown_v2.3, whole genome shotgun sequence:
- the HSPB6 gene encoding heat shock protein beta-6: MDIAIHHPWMRRPFGFPPLFPSRLFDQRFGEGLLESDLFSGMGTLSPYYGRLPPMPHFPETGLSEVKMDKDSFSVHLDVKHFSPEELSVKVVGDHIEVHAKHEERPDEHGYISREFHRRYMIPKGVDPASVTSALSPDGILSITAPVSQGALPQERNIPISRQEKPAVTGK; encoded by the exons ATGGACATCGCCATCCACCACCCCTGGATGCGCAGACCCTTCGGCTTCCCCCCGCTCTTCCCTTCCCGGCTCTTCGACCAGCGTTTCGGCGAGGGGCTGCTGGAGTCCGACCTCTTCTCCGGGATGGGCACGCTCAGCCCTTACTACGGGCGGTTGCCCCCCATGCCGCATTTCCCAGAGACCGGGCTGTCGGAG GTGAAGATGGATAAAGACAGCTTCTCCGTCCACTTGGATGTGAAGCACTTTTCGCCAGAAGAGCTGAGCGTGAAAGTGGTGGGCGACCACATCGAAGTGCACGCCAAACACGAGGAGCGCCCG GATGAGCATGGTTACATCTCTCGGGAGTTCCACCGCCGCTACATGATCCCCAAGGGAGTTGACCCAGCTTCGGTCACCTCGGCACTGTCTCCGGATGGGATCCTCTCCATCACAGCTCCTGTTTCCCAGGGTGCCCTGCCGCAGGAGCGCAACATCCCCATCAGCCGTCAGGAGAAGCCCGCGGTCACTGGGAAGTAG
- the PSENEN gene encoding gamma-secretase subunit PEN-2, with protein sequence MNLERVSNEEKLNLCRRYYLGGFALLPFLWLVNVFWFFREAFLAPVYTEQLQIKRYVQRSAVGLLFWVIVLTVWISIYQTHRAQWGEMGDYLSFTIPLGTP encoded by the exons ATGAACCTGGAGCGAGTTTCCAACGAAGAGAAGCTCAATCTCTGTAGGAGATACTACTTAG GCGGCTTTGCTCTGCTACCTTTCCTGTGGTTGGTGAACGTCTTCTGGTTTTTCCGAGAGGCCTTTCTGGCACCAGTGTACACCGAGCAGCTGCAAATCAAACGCT ATGTCCAGCGCTCGGCTGTGGGTCTCCTTTTCTGGGTGATCGTGCTCACCGTGTGGATCAGCATCTACCAGACGCACCGGGCCCAGTGGGGTGAGATGGGCGACTACCTCTCCTTCACCATCCCCCTGGGTACCCCCTGA